From Plectropomus leopardus isolate mb unplaced genomic scaffold, YSFRI_Pleo_2.0 unplaced_scaffold4789, whole genome shotgun sequence:
GTCTAAGGACAGAGGaaaaagccctctgaggcaaattgtgatttgtgataatgggctttataaataattgACCTGACTTGAATTGACTAGTGGACATCTATGTCAAAATTCAAGGAAAATTTGATTTATCCAGCTGCTGtagaagcataaaaacacatttaacctTCTACTGCAGAGCCTGAGTACATGCCTCTTGTAACcggttttcccatgtttaagaaaaaggggagaaaaacatTGCTTGTGCATCAGCAGTGTTTCTCAGTAAGTTTCAACTTGGCTACATTGAACATACCCAAGCATTTAAGTATTGAACTGTATTAAGCAGTAGCAAATGAACGCTCAACAAACTTGTCTTGTCAGCACTTGTGTCATTAACAAGTCTCTTTCCATTGCAGCTGGCTGAAAAAACATAGTCGGATGGTCCAGCTCTGGCATTTCATTTTTGCTCGCcacactaggtgggtttccattacagatttgcacaaaacctaagcgatattttagaaatgtggataaaacacagttgcaagatgactgctgagtgatgttctgcttctcctctggtgatcacattccaagaagcactgcgatggatgttcagaacattagcagctttatttctagcCATCACACTAGTCGTtcttatttccaatccaaggccacgcaGGCGTGTTAtagagtgataatggaaaggcgagcctcttatatgtgggagcggccacgtataaGGGATTTCtaggaggtgatagtccacgatttcacaaaggaattgtggattcaaaacttccagatgatccactcaacttttgaagttatgtgatgcaataacagctcttgtagctcctgctgcatcctgagggagccagttcctactgacaagcacatggccatagcatcatgtgacctagaaaagccgaaaaagtgtttccattgcagttttgcaaaatatggcttttttaaaatcgcctgaaatatcacctcatgtgagcgtaaaaacttcttctattaggcatattttatattcacagtttcaatttgtgcaatttgagggttaatggaaacctgtctaGTCTGACTTGTTTGCATGCCAGTCTGCTTACCTCAGCATATGCAATCTAATTATCAATTGTTAGGATCCTACACCTTCAAATTTCTGGACactgtgtatttaaaaacattgggaaTACCTTCTCAGTTTGTAAATAAAACCTCCCTGtctgtattcattttttgttttaataaaaagaagGGAATTACAATGTAAGAGGGCTGAGGGCAACATATAAATTGAGAGCcaatataaaatacagatgTGTTTGAGTTTTGGGAGTCATATTATGGAATGGACTCAGTGCTGAGTTGAAACTGTGTTGCTCTcagttgagttttaaaaaagccttaatATGAAGAACAATCAGAGATTACaatgaaaaaagataataataataatttagagtATATTGTTTAAGTAATCATTTATTTCCTGTCTTTGGTATTGCTGTTATTCTGTGTAATCCCTGGGTGGATTTAGGATGGACAAAAATGAGCCTTGGGCTTCAGCCTTTTCCTTTGTCtaaaatttgtgtgaaataatcTTTGTTTCTCAAGTTGTATgtaactgaaatgaaaattattcattcattcatatgttGCTAACAGTGTCTACTAAAAGTTTGTGGGCTTAACTTGCACTTGGCTTGTCCATTTACTGAGTACTATGCGTGTGGCTGCATGCCCTGGACTGTGAACCCAGTTTTATgtaaagtatgatttttttctctctttttggcTGGTTTATTGTGGTCAGGGCTGTTGATCTACTTGTTGTTTTTACCTTTACTTCACTGAAAAAGACTCAGTTGGCATCCATTAAAAGAAATTTGGGGTCCTTCTGAACGTTCCTCTCGGATCAGTGTGACCGCAACTCAAAAGGTTGATTTGGACTCCGGGGAAATACAGCTTGCATTTACATAATAAGCTTAATCAACTCTCATTTATGTAACGGACTTAATTAGCTGCAGGAGGGAGCTGGTGTTGTGTCCTGACAACACGTTGGAGTGACATCATGTAGGACGAACAGAGACACAGGACAGAGGTGGTGTCATCGTCCTGCCAGCTGTTGTgtaaccacagcaacagcaaactagtagtgtgtgtttgtgtgagtgtgtgcgagtgtgGACTTGCCTTTCCTGCTTCCCTGCTCGGGTGTGATGCCCTCTGAGGCCACATATGGGTCCTCCTTGAACCTGTGAAAAAAGCCACAGGgttagcaacacacacacacacacacacacatcaaatatCAGTGTGTCCTTCTCATCACGCCTGTCAGTTTGAATAAAGATGACGACAAACTCTTCCGATCGTCCTCACCTGTCCTCTGTCCAGTGGCAGAAGAAGTACTCATACTCTTTACTTATGTAACCCTTTgacaactgagcaaattggtttgatttctttcaaaaatatgtggagaaggcaacaagacacttaacaagacatggcccaacaATTAccaaaaaactaagaaaaacactcatttttgggtaatttcttgtcaccttttactaatttcttgcaatttgtgggccttttttttgtcaagatggtcattgcctttttaccccCCATGTGttacaaagaaatcaaagcaatttgctccCATTTCGAAAGGTCAAATAGctcgtgaaaggcatctgaacgcagcacaagaaaactgatattgattcaggtttcaaagggttaaaagtacTACTACCACGCTGTAAAATACTCCACAACATGTAAAAGTATTTCATTGAATATCTTACTTTAGCAAAAGTATCTAAGTATGATCTtgaaaacatagtttttaactattttatgacagttaaccctttaaaacctgagcaaactggtttgatctctttcaaGTGGGACATAACAAAACATGGGTagaaagcagtgagcaacttaacaacacatggcccaaaaatttgtaGGAAACtagtaaaagaaataacaaacaaaaaagaaaaaacaagaaaattacagaaaagaagcaaaacacaaaaaagacgaTGAATATGTTGTTTTAGTAGAAGTATGTAAGTATGATCATCAAAATGTAGTTTCTacctattttctgacatttatagACAATCAATGAATTAGTTAATCAAGCAAATGCCTGGCAGGCttatcaataatgaaaatatttgttgtcTGTAGccgtcaataaaaaaaaactattaaccagacacaaacacagagcatgagaaacacagaaaaggctTAAGGTGCTGTCCCTCATGCTGCATCACAGAAATCTCTTCAAATTAAGGCTCAGTGCTTCTTTCCTCacatgttttctgtcttctgtGCATCCCACTCTCGTCTCCACTGGCCTGTGGCGTTACGATGGCGTGCCAGTCTCTCCTCGTCAATCTGCTCACGCTCCTTTTTCCAGCGCAGGTACTCTGCTCTCTCCCGGCCCGTCATAGACATGGTCATGTCCACAGAGCCTTTCGGACCAGGCCTTCGGCTCTACGCAGACAGGAGGGGTCACAGAGGGAGGGAAATTAATAATGCTACAGCAGGAAGTCATTCATTCTTCAttctttgataattttggctgtggtCATGTATATGGTACgcattttggcaagattttgttgtttttgtttaatcttggaatttccagctcaggtcctacaataagtctaaaatacactgttgaaacttaatttttcacattcatactgttaagtgcaaaaaatgtaccactgaaacccattcaaactgacatttttgatcccacagccatcaaaacataaaaacatgcattgtattatttctgggtgtcatcctgggcttttgccttggaatttgtcattttgactatgtTCCACCTGATGACGTTGTGGGAGTGCAGAAATGacgagacaaagagacagagtcGAGTCTGGTTACTCTcaccttaaaacagcaacacaagCTCAGTAAAACAAGCTGGTAAGGCTAAGCTGTGCCAATAACAACCGTGAAACTGCATTTCCCAGAATCCCCTTCGCTCAACTCTGAACTCCGCTTCTTAAATTGAGCAGCAATGTTtctataatgtcatttttactatatttggtatatggagaaaatacatgctattattactaggtgcactgtcacaatcaatgttgctgcaatccactgacatatcccaggctgtgtatacgtagtatactgaaaatcattttttgtgttttttctatcTAAAAACATATTGGCGTCATGaacaaaaggcatttaaagggttataattctgaaaattaatgaatatttgatatttatgattaggactgatgttagttGAAAGAATttactcaatgaaagtagaaaataatataaatgcacttattttttaaagcttgatatTGAAAAGTGCGTTATTTGTGTGCAAAACGGTATGAGTGTTAAAGAACCCTAAAGAGTTAAAGAACAATGTTACTCACGGTCCACTCTTTCTCCAGTTCAGCTCCTGTCTTCACATTGTCAAAGTCCAGCCCTCCCCAATTTCGTACGTGTCTCCTGCTCCCCTCCTTGCGGTCCACATCTGGTGCCGGGCCTGAACGTCTCGGGTCGTCCAGGAAATTACGGATTGGCTTGTCTCCATCCGGCTAAGGAAAGGAAtcataaatgtcacatttggCAAGTTTACTCCATGTTCATTTACTCCACAACCTGCTTGAGGAACATGTTGATAGAAGTAAAGCTTTGTTAGTTTCTCCTTAAATCtcaatttaaaacacttaaaatttcTCCTTTTGGTctaaaaaaattgcagaaagtTGAAATTAAATATGGGGCCACTCTGAGAAAAAATgggaatataaaatgttttaaggtgGTTAATAAAGCTAAATAACAGACGAACAAACATGAGAGTCTGAGCAGACTGATGGGAGGCAGTAATCACTACAGATGAAAGCCATCGGATGagctaaaacattacaaaatcatttttaaaaacagtgactCTCATACCCGCTGTCCTCTCTCATACTCTGCtattctctccatctcttcatTCATCTTCTCAATGTTCTGTCGCCTCTTCTCCTCCCATTcctgtccagaaaaaaaacaaataaataaacacaagggTGCATCATTACTGACAGTTCAAAAATTCAGGAAAATTCATATCTTCCATCACATAAAGTaccagaaatacaaaaatacaacgTAATTCCACCAGGAATACAGACCTGATGATGTTGCATTGCTTTGTGGTAAAAGTTGAGACaggttaaacttttttttgcaggagaccctgactttatgtttttttttagcactgacACTCCCACTGTACCACCGGATGGCAGCATTCAAGAAGGGAGAAAAGTTTCAGAAAAGGGTTTTTGCAGAAGATTATGATGCCACAAAAAAGTTGACTTTCTGGATATAAAAAGCCAacacattatcatttttattctattagaaTCTTGTGTGTCGTTTTGTCagaattagcatatgaattcttgagaaTTCTTGAGTATagcaaaagacatgttttgggagctcacagtgacctttgacccaaaaattctaatcagttcattcttgagtccaagtggacgattgcgccaaatttgaggaaGCTCCCTCAAAATTGTCTTAACTATTGCATCCACACagtgagacggatgcaaggtcacagtgaactttcACCACTGTATTCCAATTAAGACATTAAGTAT
This genomic window contains:
- the LOC121939414 gene encoding coiled-coil domain-containing protein 9-like yields the protein EWEEKRRQNIEKMNEEMERIAEYERGQRPDGDKPIRNFLDDPRRSGPAPDVDRKEGSRRHVRNWGGLDFDNVKTGAELEKEWTSRRPGPKGSVDMTMSMTGRERAEYLRWKKEREQIDEERLARHRNATGQWRREWDAQKTENMFKEDPYVASEGITPEQGSRKGKSTLAHTHTNTHY